From the genome of candidate division TA06 bacterium:
GACTACATAGAGATCCGGCTGGAGGATAAGGCCGTCACCAGCGTGGTCTATTCCGGCAGGGAACTGGACAGCGCCGGGACCAACACCACCAAGGGCGGCAACGTCCGGGCCCTGTACAAGGGAGGCTGGGGCTTCGTCTCCTTCAATTCAATGGACCAGCTGGATGCCAAGGTCAATGAGGCCTGCCGGGCGGCCCGGCTGGTGGGCAAGGGCAAAAGCGTTCTGGCCAAGGTCCCCAAAGTGACGGCCGATATCCGGGTCAGCCTAAAGGACGACCCCCGGAAGATCTCCCTGGCCCAGAAGGTGGCGCTGGCCAAAAATTACAACCAGATCATAATCGGCTCCAAGGGGATCATCAGCTCCGGGGTTCGCTACGAGGACGTCTTCAAAAAGCAGACCTTCGCCAACACCGAAGGCAGCTGCATCACCGAGGAGCGGGTATACTGCGGGGCGGCCTTTTCGGCGGTGGCCAAGGACGGGGCCAACGTCCAGCGGGCCCACGACTCGGTGGGCGGCACCGAAGGCTACCACACCGTGCTGAAGCTGGAGCAGAACGCCCAGCAGACTGTCAAGGACGCTTTGGGCCTGCTGAAGGCCGAGAAGGTCTCCTCCGGCAAATACACGGTGGTGATGGACCCCAAGATGTGCGGGGTATTCGCCCACGAGGCCTTCGGGCACCTGTCCGAGGCCGACCACATTTCGGAGAACGCCAAGCTTAAGAAGATGATGACCCTGGGCCGGAGGTTCGGCAACGACTCCCTGTCCATTCTGGATGACGCCACCATCAAGGGCCAGCGGGGGCACTACTACTACGACGAGGAGGGGGTGGCCTCCCACAAGAACTATCTGATCAGGAACGGCATCCTGGTGGGCCGGCTTCACTCCCGCCAGACCGCGGGCCGGATGAACGAGAAGGCCACCGGCAGCGCCCGGGCCATCAGCTACCAGTTCGGGCCCATCGTCCGGATGGGCTGCACCTACATCGAGCCCCGGGACTGCAGCTTTCAGAAGATGATCGGGGAGATCAAGCACGGGCTGTACGTGGTCTCGGCCCTGGGCGGGATGACCGAGCTGGAGATGTTCACTTTCTCGGCCATGAAGGCCTACCTGATCAGGAACGGCAAACTGGGCCCGATGGTCAGGGACGTCATCCTTACCGGCAACGTCTTTGAGACGCTTAAAAACATCGACGCCATCGGCGACGACCTGGAACTGCACGGCGGCCTGGGCGGCTGCGGCAAGGACGGCCAGATGCCGCTGCCGGTCTCGGACGGCGGACCGCACATCCGGGTCAAAGACGTAGTGGTGGGAGGGAAATAAGATGGATAAAATTATTGATCAGATACTGGACCTGGCCAAAAAGAAGACCGGCGCGGCCGAGGTCATCTTGGTGGAAGGGCAGGAGAGCCCGGTGGACTTCCGCTCGGGAAAACTGCATTCGGTGGAGCACAAGGAGATCAAAGGGGCCGGACTGCGGGTGGTCAAAAACGGCCGGATAGGCTTTTCCTCCACCACCGACTTCGAAAAACTTCCGGAATTAGTGGACCATGCGGTCTCCGGCGCGGCCTTCGGCCAGCAGGCAAGTTTCAAACTTCCGGCAGGATGCAAACCGGCCGGGATCAGGACAGTCGATCCCCGGTTGGAAAAGTTCACCACTTCCCAGGCCGTGGCCGAGGGCCAAAAAGCCATGGGGATACTGGCCCAAAAAGCCCCGGAACTGAAATGCGACATCGGCCTTAACAAGAAGTTTTACCGCGTTTCCCTGGCCAACAGCCGGGGATTCCAGGGGCAATACGACAAGACCTCCTTCAGCTACGGACTGGGCGGGGTGGCGGTGATCAACGGCAGTCTGACCTTCATCGGCCAGAGCCGCCACGGGGGAAAACTGGAGCTGGATACCCTAAAGATGACGGACAAGATAGGCAGCCTGTACCACGACGCCCAAAGAACCGCCAAGCTTACTTCCGGGAAAATGCCGGTGCTGTTCGCACCGGAGGCCATGAGTCTGTTGTGGATGTCCATAGCCATGGGGGTCAACGGCAAGGCGGAGCAGAAGAAGACCACCCCGCTGTTGGGCCGGCTGGGGGAGAAGATGCTGGATCCCCGGATCACCGTCAGCGACGACCCGCTGCTGCCCCTGGGCCTGGCTTCGGCGCCGTTCGACGACGAGGGGGTCTGCGGGGCCAGGCTGGACCTGTTCCACCGGGGCGTGTTCAAGAATTTCATCTACGACCTGCAGACCGCGGGGATACTGGGCAAAAGATCCACCGGCCACGGCAGCCGGTCATTCAGTACCCAGCCCTCGCCCCAGGTCAGCAATTTGGTGATCGCCGGGGGAAAGACCAAGCTGGCCCAGATAATCAAGAGCATGGACTCGGGGCTGATCATCTACGATCTATTAGGCGCCGGGCAGAGCAACATCATAGCCGGGGATTTCTCGGTCAACATCGGGCTGGGTTACAAGATCGAGAAGGGAAGGATAGCGGGCCGGGTGAAGGATGCCATGGTGGCG
Proteins encoded in this window:
- a CDS encoding TldD/PmbA family protein translates to MEGLIKKALGKGQADYIEIRLEDKAVTSVVYSGRELDSAGTNTTKGGNVRALYKGGWGFVSFNSMDQLDAKVNEACRAARLVGKGKSVLAKVPKVTADIRVSLKDDPRKISLAQKVALAKNYNQIIIGSKGIISSGVRYEDVFKKQTFANTEGSCITEERVYCGAAFSAVAKDGANVQRAHDSVGGTEGYHTVLKLEQNAQQTVKDALGLLKAEKVSSGKYTVVMDPKMCGVFAHEAFGHLSEADHISENAKLKKMMTLGRRFGNDSLSILDDATIKGQRGHYYYDEEGVASHKNYLIRNGILVGRLHSRQTAGRMNEKATGSARAISYQFGPIVRMGCTYIEPRDCSFQKMIGEIKHGLYVVSALGGMTELEMFTFSAMKAYLIRNGKLGPMVRDVILTGNVFETLKNIDAIGDDLELHGGLGGCGKDGQMPLPVSDGGPHIRVKDVVVGGK
- a CDS encoding TldD/PmbA family protein — encoded protein: MDKIIDQILDLAKKKTGAAEVILVEGQESPVDFRSGKLHSVEHKEIKGAGLRVVKNGRIGFSSTTDFEKLPELVDHAVSGAAFGQQASFKLPAGCKPAGIRTVDPRLEKFTTSQAVAEGQKAMGILAQKAPELKCDIGLNKKFYRVSLANSRGFQGQYDKTSFSYGLGGVAVINGSLTFIGQSRHGGKLELDTLKMTDKIGSLYHDAQRTAKLTSGKMPVLFAPEAMSLLWMSIAMGVNGKAEQKKTTPLLGRLGEKMLDPRITVSDDPLLPLGLASAPFDDEGVCGARLDLFHRGVFKNFIYDLQTAGILGKRSTGHGSRSFSTQPSPQVSNLVIAGGKTKLAQIIKSMDSGLIIYDLLGAGQSNIIAGDFSVNIGLGYKIEKGRIAGRVKDAMVAGNVYDMLKSKVLDISSGTEDVERNNVAMNTPAMLFDGMNVTAK